CTCCAATTGAATACTGTTATTTTTTTATCCGCTTTCCTCGTTTTCTTAGCAGATATTTGATAGTAAGCATCATGAAGACGAAAACTTTTCTGAAATCCTACTACCAATATTTATTAAAAGGACCTTCTCAAATACTGCtctttatatttcaaaattgaaaatttgttcCCCATGGCAGCTACTAAAATCATTACCTGTGAAACTTGCAGCAAGGCCATGGAGGATGCAAGCAAGAACCAGGCAATAATAGATGCTATTGGAGAACCAATTGTTAAAGGTCCATGGTACAATGCATCTCTTGCAGTGGCTCACAAGAGGCAATCTGTGTCTTGCTCATTTCCCGTTTCTGGACCCCGAGGCTCAGGTGTCTTACAGCTGAAGGCAGTCCGCAATGGAGGTTAGcaatttgaatatttattttaataatttgtaTGCTAATGTGTTTCCAAACTCTCGGTTAACTACATCTGTCTGTAATTAACCAATCTTTACTACCATGATATGCTTGCTATATGAATCTGGTTGCTTACTTTgacttattatatttttgcatgtTGATTATTCTTAACATCATAAGATCTATTGTTCGGACAGTTGAGGACACTGGGGTGAGGTCAGTTTGACAGTATTAATTTTTGGTATGGCTTCTCTGAAACAGATGACACTTGGTCTTCCTTTTTCCTTCCTCGTGATTGGGACATTTTAATCATGGATGCTCTTCTCCATGTTCCTGGAAATGAGGAGAAGCAACAGACATTACGGATTAATCTCTCTCACAAGTTATCTCCTTCCACTGCTTGCACCCAGTGTGTAGCTTGTCCTTCCCAAAGATCAGAGGCAAAGTTGAGTTCCAATCAATAATAGTAAGCTTAAGTAGTGATTTTTATTTCAACTATAAACAAATGTTACTGGTTTGAAACCTTTTACATGAGTCAGAACAATAGTATTATAATAGCAAGCTTAAGTGGCGAGGCGATCTTTCTTTCAActataaacaaatttttctaatttttaaccTTTTACATGAGGtattattgtttgtttttggtGGAATAAATTTCAGTTTCTTatggtgtaatatgtaacattATTCATCATTGAGATTTTCAGATAAATGGTGGCTTGTctgttgtatttttttcttctttattctgCAGTATCATTTCTTTTTAATCttgctagtatttttttttttaaaaaacaattcacGTTAGTACTTTGTTTTCTACTTTAATTTATAGCATACTGGTTTTTGCTTggtgaacactttgaaaaaattacacagataaagaaaactaatttttcttattaataattctaaaatttatgttttatttcaaaaccaACCCTTCAATCACtatgttatataatattaacCCTTTAATAGCATGAGAAATAGtatgtctttttaattaatgCACTGGTATTGGAATGAGTTAgttgatttatttaattaaaactgacacacacaaagtggaggtACTGGGGTTTGAACCCCAGTCATGACATCCGACACTAGCGATTTTGGCATTTCTGCCAGTTGAGTTAGGATTTATGGATAAATGACAATCTCATCTCACCTTAAGAATCTCAGTGTTGAATGCCAAGTTGATTATCCTTCTATGAAAATTCCATTGATCACCCTGCAATCCAGGAAGTCCTTGTCCAAAAAGCAACTTGGATTGTGGATTATAGGGAACCCTCACATACTCTCTACTCTTTGTAACCAACACTTCCTTGATCATTTTCGGGTCAGATATAGCCAACTGGGGAGTTGACCCGAACCAGTAAAGGAAAGTTTTCCCATACATGTAAGACCATATGTGGTAAAATGGAGCCACCCGTTTTAAAATGTCGTGGTCGAATTGGTTCCGGTCTGATTTAGTTTCTGCGTGGAACCGTTTGATCTCCGATGAGTTTCCAAAGATCGGACGGTAGGTAGGGCCGGATATACCTTGGTTACGGAAGTGTCGCTGTATTTTGTATGGGACATAGAAAATAGAGTGAAgtgttttaatcaaataaaacaGAGCAAGGACAAGGACAAGGACAAGTATGGTATCAAGAAGAAGAAGTAAGTGATTCATCGAAATCGTGTTTATTTAGAGGAAAAGAGAAAACTTTCAACACAATGTGTTGTTGGCTTCAAATGTgggagagaagaaaaaaaatacatacgGTGAAGTGAGTGAGTGAGCATGAAAGTGTGTAAATTTGGAATTTAGTACCGCAGCATCAACATTAATGAATGGAACGAATCTACATTCATCCAATTCGCGCCAAGTCCAACCACTACTTTTTATaggattaaaaataaattttgttaaattttttataggaataaaaataaaatttgagttaGGTATGTTGAAGGTGGGACTCAGAGTGACCTAGATGATCCAACTGAACTAAACATATTGAAGGTGGATACAAGTCTAATAGAGCTCCATGGTATGATAGTTATCGgcaatagttaatatgcataagccttttcttatgtatggtgcataagtcattcacagccatcagatgattttacagatgtaataatcataactaaagaactttatatttttgcttgctcaatttcggccacattttacatgcgattcgatcaccgatttcgaaaattaataccggaaacattcataaaatcgaacgacgatcaaaacggtataaagaacgtcgagtttcgttgattattgagggagaacgaactgggtcgacgaaccgggtcgtcgtgacccgtttctgcagaaaatgggtgaggaagatgatgaacagtgacgcacgtccacgcccactctcactggcggcgcgtgggggcgcgtgcagtgccaaggagactccaatttttttttttttacataaaaatagtaaataattttctgagaatttgGGACCAGTTtgatatttttagttaattaaatgaggtaaatatgcttttataaatataagatattaataaaattttcccaaaattttatttagggtattttgaattatttggaacggttggggatacctcactctcttcagttttatatcgtcttaaaaatttaaatttatttcacaatttttattaagggttaaatatgtttttggagaacaactctttgaaaccattccacaacaaaaatggtttcataccgttatacactgaaaacattagtctagttaaatggtttcatggcgttatacaccgaaaccattattatagttaaatggttttatatgagcattagtgtcaagatgttatacactgaaaccattagtcttgttaattggtttcaagatgttatacactaaaaccatttgtctagttaaatggtttgatactgttatacactgaaaccattattatagttaaatggttttatatgagcattagtgccaagatgttatacattgaaaccattagtccttttaattggtttcaagatgttatacactaaaaccatttgtctagttaaatggtttcatactgttatacactgaaaccattattctagttaaatggtttcatagcgttatacactgaaaccattagtcttgttaaccattagtcttgttatttggtttcaaaatgttatacactgaaaccattagtctagttaaatggtttcatagcgttatacactgaaaccattattttagttaaatgtgaaattctggtacacagtagacaagtgttgttcacgatgttcagacacttgtcgtaacacttgtcttaacaGAGAGAACAATAAAgtagagcattaaaaacagatactgaaaagcataaataacacacataattgttaacccagttcagcctaacagcctaatctgggggataccaatccaggaggaaattcactattaGCAGTATTActtcagagctaaactcccccgtttacaactcctcacttaatccctacccaatgcaacttctacctaggaactcctagatatgagaccctgtctcactcccctcaaccttacaaccagtaaggatttcaataacaacagaatgtagacactctccttgacaaagatgaagacacacttcaataacattaccacctagccaacgactaagttcacaacttggagttgcttaaaagcttcctccaattacaatactcaactcattacctataggtttctaagtgaggacatagtgaccatctcacaacccgagtggttcactttacaccaactctcctagagagtgtcttaaagacacgaaacccttaaaagactacatctttgatattctattttagcttcaagtttcggtgaataaaatagggttagcagcaccctttaaatagcatagcctcgtgggcttttcataatgcttcagctccaataaatcttctagatgcaaaatatatatttttaccaaatctttatttgcatcaaatattcctcccataaatatatttgttgtaaatatattttaaaattaaatcttctaatcttcttgaagcacaaagatttatttgaaataaatcttttatattttctgcagcaatcttcacaagatatatttttgaaacaaatattatattttctaaaaatataattcctttagaaaatagaactagggttcagctgccttctgaaacacattgatcacgtgcgccttgttgtataagaaaccacgaaataattcttcaatcaaatcttcgaaagattgagtagaaaataaaaacgctagctggcgcaaacaatcagacatacaggtgttgttacatctgtctcaacacttggtgtacgcacatatgtctcaacacttggctaaaagatgtttttgcaaaatgtagcaaacatacaaaaacccaacaaaatggtttcatatgggcattagtgccaagatgttatacattgaaaccattgttattaagtaaaacatcacataaccattttacaaaaccatgctacataaaacaaaaaatcatataaagcaattagggttagtttagttgaaaaaaatttggatagtatgcatgagatattggattcgatcatttttttattgtaaagaaaaatcgatatatatatatatatatgtaattaatgtatgaaattttatttatattgtgattatgattgataaaacttaaaattaaattgtatgtttgacaagtatgctttatatatacatgaaccattcgttattatgttgggcttcgagggggtgtatgacaaaaattaattaaaaatggatttttataatatatacttcaaaggaacaaaagttattatttaattggaaacggggggcgcgctagaaatttgggggggggtgcgctagaagtttggaggagggaaaaaaattgggggcgcgctagaaatctaggggaggaaaaaaaattggggggctcacaagaaatctagagaaaaaggaaaaaaaattggggggtgcgctaagcaaaagaGGGGGCGCAAGTAATgaggtagtatatggggggctCGCGAGTAATGGATTtcctaattttgggcttgggctgacctttggttgacttttggtgtaggaagcaaatatggtgggtataggaagcaagtttatgcatggtgcataagtttgagCTTATGCAccgcttatgcaccataaccacacccatAGTTATCCATACTAGTCCACCTTTTAGTTTTAATCAAATCACCAACtagtgaaaaaaaaagtaaccaaAAACATTGAAACCTCATTGACGTCTTCACCATCAACATGAACATCGAGCTCAACGCGACACTAAGAGAACTTCACGAGGTTACTAGGTCCTTAACGAGAGCCTTACAAGCGGGATAACGAATATCAGCTGAATCGATTGAAAAGAAGTGTGGCATTTGATGGTTAGGACATGGTAACTCCgtcaataaatttatatatgtgaattaTTTGTAgatcatgttaacatgtgccttaaaaataacaaatatttatattacaaaagttaatatttgcactcttaaaaatttaaagagtAGTGCTACATGGCACGACAAGCCATAAGCACGACATGCACGACGCCTTGTATATCTCTTtgttactatttattttattttttattttagacaaTGATTTTAGCTTTTTAgtcattattataagaaaacaaatgtATAACACTAGACTATATTATAGATCAtatacattaaattttatttgtaatgGTGATTGAAGGGAGTACTAGTTTAACtcctaaaaaaattagtagatcAATTCGCTTACGCTTTCTTAGatatttgtatttgtttttttgtcatTGAGTTATAAATATTAGATATTTTGGATGCGTTTGATATGCTAAAAACACAATGATTtgatatatcaatttttcaataaacttaaaaaataaatttttgcttataacagTAATCACATGATCTTTGTTTAAAGgccaaaaaagaaatttttattaaataaaagatGCATGGCATGAGATATGCCACTGATGAACAAAATTTTAAACGAAAACTACCACATTAATTGGAATTGCATGTGTCGTGCGCGTGTGACGAAAAAGTGTGTCGTGCACTATAGCATTTTTCTTGTAGAATTTAAGACACTCGCTACACAGAAAGCGAGCAACGGTATTCAAATTTTTTCGATTTAACACACTCGCTGTACACGTAGTGAGCATAAAAATGTTTTCAGTTTTTGGCAAATTTGCACACTCGCTGTACACGTAGCGAGCAACGGTGTTTAAGTTTTTTCAATTTAACACGCTCGTCATACACATAGCGAGAGTGGTACAATGGGTTTATCAGGGGGTGCCTGAGTGTATCGGAGATGCGAAAAGTAACTCTCATCATAATATAAGGCATATtgtttttggacataagttagacataGACATGCGCGGAACGGgtctgcctggcccgctagtataatataaataatcttgCTATG
This genomic interval from Trifolium pratense cultivar HEN17-A07 linkage group LG6, ARS_RC_1.1, whole genome shotgun sequence contains the following:
- the LOC123889061 gene encoding uncharacterized protein LOC123889061, with product MLAKRLSSFLKLSPKPQISGAVKNVDEQQSKYFGRKAVSFVLITITGGVALSALDDLSIYHGCSSKAMEDASKNQAIIDAIGEPIVKGPWYNASLAVAHKRQSVSCSFPVSGPRGSGVLQLKAVRNGDDTWSSFFLPRDWDILIMDALLHVPGNEEKQQTLRINLSHKLSPSTACTQCVACPSQRSEAKLSSNQ